The nucleotide sequence AGCGCGTTCCTTACGGCGCCGATGTCATCGGCGGCGGACAGGGCCAGCCCATTGGGCCAGCCCGCGGCGCGGGTCTCGGAGAGCAGGGTGAGGCCGGAGCCGTCGGGAAGGTGGACATCGGCGACGCAGATGTCGCGCGGATTTCCGATGCGGGGGCGGGCCTCGGCGATGGACGACGCCTCGATGACGTCGCGCACCCCGAGGGCCCAGAGGTGGCGGGTGACGGTGGACCGTACGCGGGGGTCGGCGACGACGACCATGGCCGTCGGCTTGTTCGGGCGGTAGGCGACCAGGCTGGACGGTTGCTCGAGGAGAACAGACACCAGGCCTCCTGGGAGTTGTGGGACGGGTCACCACGTCCTTCGGCACCGATACGGCCCGGCTTTAGGGAATGATCACGATTTGGTGAGTAACAATTCGGGCAATTAGGACGACTGATCGATCACGGGAGTACTTTTTTGAGGCTCGGTTCGCCTCCGGGGCGCTTTGGTCTCCCCCGGCTACCGCTGGGGTGGTGCCCCCGGCCGGTGCGCCCAAGCACCCGGATACGTTGCGGCGCCCATCGGCTTACTCGGTTGCCGCAGGGAGGTGGCCCGGGTCGGAAGACCCGAGCCACCTTGTGTGCTGCGGCGCCCTTGGGGCTTGGCTGGTTGCCCCTCAGCGGGCCTGTGGGCCCCGCCGTTGGGGCAGCGAGACGACCCCCGCCTCCGCTGCCCCCACCGGGGGCAGGCCCGCGATCTGGCACAGGAGGTCGCACCAGGCGGCCAGATGTCCCGCGGTGTCCGGCACGCCCAGCGGTTCGCCCGTGCCCTCTTCTCCGGGCTCCGGGCGCCGCGGGCCGGGGCGGGCCGGTTCGGGGGCCGGGTGGGCGGCCGGGGTCCACGAGGCGCGGATCTCGATCCGGGTCGACGGCTCCCGTTCGCCCATCGCGCCGAAGTAGTGCGAGCTCGCCCGGGTGACCGTGCCGCTGGGCTCCCCGTACGGCAGACCGCGGGCCTCCAGCGCGCCGGTGAGCCAGGACCAGCACACCTCCGGCAGCAGCGGATCCGCCGCGATCTCCGGCTCCAGGTCCGCGTGGACCAAGGTGACCAGGCGGAAGGTGCCGCGCCAGGAGTCGTGCCCGGCCGGGTCGTGCAGCAGGATCAGCCGCCCCTCGGCCAGCTCCTCGTCGTCCGATTCGCCGGTGACCACCGCCTCCAGCGCGTACGAGTAGGGTGCGAGCCGACGCGGGGGTGGGGTCGGATCGAGCTCCACCTCGGGCCGTACCCGCACACCGCGCAGCGCGGCGACGGCATGCCGGAAGGCGGGAGGGGTGTCCTCACCGCCTGCTTCCGTGCCGTCAGCACCGTTCGAGAGGTGTCCTTGAACCGCTGCCATGCCCGGAAGACTAGGCGCAGTGAGGGCCCTAACCGGGGAGGAACACCCGGGTTGGCGGGTCACTCGTTCGGCCCGTGCGAAGATTTGGGGCATGAGCGCCAATGAGCGGCCCTCGGGCCAGCAGCAGACCGGCCGCGCCGCGGCTCGTGCCACAGCCGATTCGGCCTTTCTGCGGGCCTGCCGTCGGGAGCCGGTGCCTCATACGCCGGTGTGGTTCATGCGGCAGGCGGGGCGCTCGCTTCCGGAGTACCGCAAGCTGCGTGAGGGCACCGCGATGCTCGAGTCCTGCATGCGGCCCGACCTGGTCACCGAGATCACCCTGCAGCCGGTGCGCCGGCACCGGGTGGACGCGGCCATCTACTTCAGCGACATCGTCGTGCCGCTCAAGGCCATCGGCATCGACCTCGACATCAAGCCCGGTGTCGGGCCCGTCGTCGAGCGGCCGATCCGTACCCGGGCCGATCTGGAGCGGCTGCGCCCGCTCGACCCGGACGATGTGAAGTACGTCACCGAGGCCGTCGGGGCGCTCGTCGGCGAGCTCGGCGCGACCCCGCTCATCGGCTTCGCGGGCGCCCCCTTCACGCTCGCCAGCTATCTGGTCGAGGGCGGCCCCTCGCGCAACCACGAGCACACCAAGGCGCTCATGTACGGCGACCCGGCGCTGTGGGCCGCGCTGCTCGACCGGCTCGCCGACATCACCGCCGCCTTCCTCAAGGTGCAGATCGAGGCAGGCGCCTCGGCCGTCCAGCTCTTCGACTCCTGGGTGGGCGCCCTCGCCCCCGCCGACTACCGCCGCAGCGTGCTGCCCGCCTCCACGAAGGTCTTCGACGCCGTCGCCGGATACGGGGTGCCGCGCATCCACTTCGGCGTGGGCACCGGTGAGTTGCTCGGACCGCTCGGCGAGGCGGGCGCGGATGTCGTGGGCGTCGACTGGCGGGTGCCGTTGAACGAGGCGGCCCGGCGGGTCGGCCCCGGCAAGGCGCTCCAGGGCAATCTCGACCCCGCCGTGCTCTTCGCCCCGCGTACGGCGGTCGAGGCCAAGGCGGAAGAGGTACTGGAGGCCGCCCGGGGGCTGGAGGGGCACATCTTCAACCTCGGCCACGGCGTGCTGCCCAGCACCGACCCGGACGCACTGACCCGCCTTGTGGAGTATGTGCACACAAGGAGTGCATCGCGCGCACCTTCTGTGAAGGTCTGAACCAAGCGGGAACCCGCGTGCCTCCCGTGGCGTCGTGAGGGGCATGACCGACATGCCCGCCACCGCGCTGTCAGATTCGTCAGAGTTGCCGGAGTGTGTCCATTTCGTCGACGAATGGGACGGCATCCTCCACGAGACCTACGGCGGCGACGCGGACCGGGCCGTCCTGGACTGTGCCAGGCGGCTGGCGGCCGATCCCGCGGGCGAAGAGGCGTACGCCTGGACGCTCGGGCTGGTCATGATGGCCGCGTACATCGGCCGGTTCTCCCGTAAGGACGTCGCGGCGGCGGCCCTGGAGGCCCTCCACGCCACCGACCGGCGGCTGCGCGACCTGCCCTGCGCCCACCGGACGCATCCTTACGAGAGCGATCTGGACGACCGGATCGACCACTTCGTGGACGATCTGCCGCTGCTCACCAACGGGTTGGCCGAGGACGAGGACCCGGACTGGGAGGACGACGCGACCAAGGAGCGGTGGCTGTGCCCGCGCGACATCGCCGGGTACGCGCGGGTCGCCGTGGACATCATCGCCCCCGGCAGCGTGGGCGGCATCCCGCCCCGGCTCCCGGCCCGCGACGCGCGCCGCGCCGAGGATCTGCGCTCGATCGTCTGGGACTACCCGAGCGCGGCCGTCGACCCCGGCCAGGAGCTGTCCGCCTACGCCAGGAACCTGGTCGCCAACCCCCTGGGCTATCACCGCGCCGGGCTCGTGGTCGTCCTGCACGCCGCCTGCTGGTATGCCGCCAGCGGCCGGATCCGCGACCAGCGGGTCCTGGACACCATGGTGGACGCCCTGGAGGCGGTGCTGCCCGGCCTCGGCGACGCGTCCTGCGCACACGGCGAGGGCGACCACCCCGCGGTCGGCCGGGACACCGCGGAGCAGGCCACCGTGGGCATCCACCTGCTCAGCCCCGGCGGCCGGGGCGTCTACCGCCACTGGCACCGGGAGGAGCTGGAGACGGCGCCGCTGGAGGCGTGGCTGTGCCCGGCCTTCCTCGCCGCGATCGCCCGCGAGGCGCTGGACCATCTGCGGACCGGCCGGGAGCGGCTGTTCGGCCTCCGGGACACCGCCCATCTGGACGAGGCGCTGCTGCGCCCCGACGGACGGCTCGACATCGAACGGCTCACCCACGCCGTGCGCTTCCGCTGCCGGGACGGACAGGCCGCGGAGGACGCCGGGCTGTGGGCCGCGCGGCGGTTCGCGGCGGGCCCGGCCGATCCGCGCGAGCGGCTGGTGCTGCTGCTGGTCGCCTGCTGGTCGGTGACCTCGGGCGAGGAGCCCCCGCCCGAGGCCGTCCACCG is from Streptomyces hygroscopicus and encodes:
- a CDS encoding uroporphyrinogen decarboxylase, yielding MSANERPSGQQQTGRAAARATADSAFLRACRREPVPHTPVWFMRQAGRSLPEYRKLREGTAMLESCMRPDLVTEITLQPVRRHRVDAAIYFSDIVVPLKAIGIDLDIKPGVGPVVERPIRTRADLERLRPLDPDDVKYVTEAVGALVGELGATPLIGFAGAPFTLASYLVEGGPSRNHEHTKALMYGDPALWAALLDRLADITAAFLKVQIEAGASAVQLFDSWVGALAPADYRRSVLPASTKVFDAVAGYGVPRIHFGVGTGELLGPLGEAGADVVGVDWRVPLNEAARRVGPGKALQGNLDPAVLFAPRTAVEAKAEEVLEAARGLEGHIFNLGHGVLPSTDPDALTRLVEYVHTRSASRAPSVKV